The Oxalobacteraceae bacterium OTU3CINTB1 genome includes a window with the following:
- the rfbG gene encoding CDP-glucose 4,6-dehydratase, whose product MTPSFWQGKRVFLTGHTGFKGSWLSLWLQQLGAHVTGFALAPSQPSLFDTAQVGAGMTSIIGDIRDGAALRDAMLEARPEIVIHMAAQALVRYSYANPVETYATNVMGLVNFFEAVRNTPGIKAVVNVTSDKCYENKEWAWGYRENEAFGGYDPYSNSKACAELVTAGYRSSFFNPENYAEHGVALASGRAGNVIGGGDWAEDRLIPDMVRAIAAGKPVRIRSPHAIRPWQHVLEPLSGYLALAEHLYTHGAAYAEGFNFGPHDIDARPVEWIISRLCESWGDGAGWELDQAPQPHEAHYLKLDCSKARGRLHWQPRWHLGHTIDMIVGWHKAHAAKADMRAFTLAQIDTYQNTAHI is encoded by the coding sequence ATGACCCCGTCCTTCTGGCAGGGCAAACGGGTATTCCTGACCGGTCACACCGGCTTCAAAGGCAGCTGGCTTAGCCTGTGGTTGCAGCAACTGGGCGCGCACGTCACCGGCTTCGCGCTGGCGCCGAGCCAACCGAGCCTGTTCGACACCGCGCAGGTGGGCGCCGGCATGACCTCCATCATCGGCGACATCCGCGACGGCGCCGCGCTGCGCGACGCCATGCTGGAAGCGCGGCCGGAAATCGTCATCCACATGGCGGCGCAGGCGCTGGTGCGCTACTCGTATGCCAACCCGGTCGAGACCTACGCCACCAACGTCATGGGCCTGGTGAACTTCTTCGAAGCGGTGCGCAACACGCCCGGCATCAAGGCAGTGGTCAACGTCACCAGCGACAAGTGCTACGAAAACAAGGAGTGGGCCTGGGGCTACCGCGAGAACGAAGCCTTCGGCGGCTACGACCCATATAGCAACAGCAAGGCCTGCGCCGAACTGGTGACGGCCGGCTACCGCTCGTCGTTCTTCAATCCGGAAAACTACGCCGAGCATGGCGTGGCGCTGGCCTCGGGCCGCGCCGGCAATGTGATCGGCGGTGGCGACTGGGCCGAGGACCGTTTGATCCCCGACATGGTGCGCGCCATCGCCGCCGGCAAGCCGGTGCGTATCCGCAGCCCGCACGCGATCCGCCCGTGGCAGCACGTGCTGGAGCCGTTGTCGGGCTACCTGGCGCTGGCCGAACACCTCTACACGCACGGCGCTGCCTACGCCGAAGGCTTCAACTTCGGGCCGCACGACATCGACGCCCGCCCGGTCGAATGGATCATCTCGCGCCTGTGCGAGAGCTGGGGCGATGGCGCCGGCTGGGAGCTGGACCAGGCGCCGCAACCGCACGAGGCGCACTACCTCAAGCTCGATTGCTCCAAGGCGCGCGGCCGTCTGCATTGGCAACCGCGCTGGCACCTCGGCCACACCATCGACATGATCGTCGGCTGGCACAAGGCGCACGCCGCCAAGGCCGACATGCGCGCCTTCACGCTGGCGCAAATCGACACCTACCAAAACACCGCACACATCTAA
- a CDS encoding NAD-dependent epimerase/dehydratase family protein, whose protein sequence is MTNASRHPIETADMAAIVATPGLNWELLRGRTVCITGASGFLPSYMVETMLYLNETRDLNIRVLAMVRNRAGFERRYAHHLGDGGRPDLVCIEQDISAPFTLDEQPHYIIHAASQASPKYYATDPVGTLSANTLGTAALLQLARASGSLGFLYFSSSEVYGAAAKVPTAEGDYGVVDPTSVRACYAESKRMGENMCVSWSHQYRVPVKIVRPFHTYGPRMLLDDGRVYADFVACILRGEPIALKSDGLATRSFCYSADAVAGFWKVLFDGADGQAYNIGNPDGEISMRGLGQLLVGMYPEKGLTLSYVERPQGDNYLASAVQRGAPDIAKAQALGWTPATSLADGFRRTIESYL, encoded by the coding sequence ATGACCAACGCAAGCCGCCACCCGATCGAAACCGCCGACATGGCGGCGATCGTGGCCACGCCGGGACTGAACTGGGAGCTGCTGCGCGGACGCACCGTCTGCATCACCGGCGCCTCCGGCTTCCTGCCGTCGTACATGGTCGAGACCATGCTGTACCTGAACGAGACGCGCGATCTAAACATTCGCGTGCTCGCCATGGTGCGCAACCGCGCCGGCTTCGAGCGCCGCTACGCCCACCACCTGGGCGATGGCGGCCGGCCCGACCTGGTCTGCATCGAACAGGACATCAGCGCGCCGTTCACGCTGGACGAACAGCCGCACTACATCATCCACGCGGCCAGCCAGGCCAGCCCGAAATACTACGCGACCGATCCGGTCGGCACGCTCAGCGCCAACACGCTGGGCACGGCGGCCCTGCTGCAGCTGGCCCGCGCCAGCGGGAGCCTGGGCTTCCTGTACTTCAGCAGCAGCGAAGTGTATGGCGCCGCCGCCAAGGTGCCGACGGCCGAAGGCGACTACGGCGTGGTCGATCCGACCTCCGTGCGCGCCTGCTACGCCGAGAGCAAGCGGATGGGCGAAAACATGTGCGTGTCGTGGAGCCACCAATACCGCGTGCCGGTCAAGATCGTGCGCCCGTTCCACACCTACGGCCCGCGCATGCTGCTCGACGACGGTCGCGTCTACGCCGACTTCGTCGCCTGCATCCTGCGCGGCGAGCCGATCGCGCTCAAGAGCGACGGCCTGGCCACGCGCTCGTTCTGCTATTCGGCCGACGCCGTCGCCGGCTTCTGGAAAGTGCTGTTCGATGGCGCCGACGGCCAGGCCTACAACATCGGCAACCCGGACGGCGAGATCAGCATGCGCGGCCTGGGCCAGCTGCTGGTCGGGATGTATCCTGAAAAAGGCCTGACCCTGAGCTACGTCGAGCGCCCGCAAGGCGACAACTACCTGGCCAGCGCCGTCCAGCGCGGCGCCCCCGACATCGCCAAGGCGCAAGCGCTGGGCTGGACCCCGGCCACCTCGCTGGCCGACGGCTTCCGCCGCACCATAGAAAGCTACTTGTGA
- the rfbH gene encoding lipopolysaccharide biosynthesis protein RfbH, whose protein sequence is MSEAKTKEQLRAEINKLVAEYGALASVPKAFEPGVTVIPPAGKVVGAPEMELMVEASLDAWLTTGRFNDQFEAKLAKMIGVEFLITVNSGSSANLVAFNTLTSPKLGPRAIQPGDEVIGVAAGFPTTVNPIIQFGAIPVFVDVELGTYNIDVTKLEAAISPKTKAIMLAHTLGNPYNLDVIVAICKKHNLWLIEDCCDALGSTYDGKMVGTFGDIGTMSFYPAHHITMGEGGAVFTNNAELKMIAESFRDWGRDCYCPPGKDNTCGKRFCQCFGTLPAGYDHKYTYSHLGYNLKITDMQAACGLAQIDRAAGFIQARKDNFAYLTERLQSCAEFLILPVATENSDPSWFGFPMTLKPEANVARVDLLTYLDQHKIGTRLLFAGNLTRQPYMIGRNYRVSGDLTNTDRVMNDTFWIGVFPGLTREMLDFTVAKLEEFFGVGF, encoded by the coding sequence ATGAGCGAAGCAAAAACCAAAGAACAACTCCGCGCGGAGATCAACAAGCTGGTGGCCGAATACGGCGCGTTGGCCAGCGTGCCGAAGGCCTTCGAGCCCGGCGTGACGGTGATCCCGCCGGCCGGCAAAGTGGTCGGCGCGCCGGAAATGGAACTGATGGTCGAAGCTTCGCTCGACGCCTGGCTGACCACCGGCCGCTTCAACGACCAGTTCGAGGCCAAGCTGGCCAAGATGATCGGCGTGGAATTCCTCATCACCGTCAATTCCGGCTCCTCGGCCAACCTGGTGGCGTTCAACACGCTGACCTCGCCGAAGCTGGGACCGCGCGCGATCCAGCCCGGCGATGAAGTGATCGGCGTGGCCGCCGGCTTCCCCACCACCGTCAACCCGATCATCCAGTTCGGCGCGATTCCGGTGTTCGTGGACGTGGAGCTGGGCACCTACAACATCGACGTCACCAAGCTGGAAGCGGCGATCTCGCCGAAAACCAAAGCGATCATGCTGGCCCACACCTTGGGCAATCCGTACAACCTGGACGTGATCGTCGCGATCTGCAAAAAGCACAACCTCTGGCTGATCGAGGATTGCTGCGACGCCCTCGGCTCCACCTACGACGGCAAAATGGTCGGCACGTTCGGCGACATCGGCACCATGTCGTTCTACCCGGCCCACCACATCACCATGGGCGAAGGCGGCGCCGTCTTCACCAACAACGCCGAACTGAAAATGATCGCCGAGTCGTTCCGCGACTGGGGCCGCGATTGCTACTGCCCGCCGGGCAAGGACAACACTTGCGGCAAGCGTTTCTGCCAGTGCTTCGGCACCCTGCCGGCCGGCTATGACCACAAGTACACCTACAGCCACCTTGGCTACAACCTGAAGATCACCGACATGCAGGCCGCCTGCGGCCTGGCGCAGATCGACCGCGCGGCCGGTTTCATCCAGGCCCGCAAGGACAACTTCGCGTATCTGACGGAGCGGCTGCAGTCGTGCGCCGAGTTCCTGATCCTGCCGGTGGCGACCGAGAATTCCGACCCGTCGTGGTTCGGCTTCCCGATGACGCTCAAGCCGGAGGCCAACGTCGCGCGGGTCGATTTGCTCACCTACCTGGACCAGCACAAGATCGGCACCCGCCTGCTGTTTGCCGGTAACCTGACGCGCCAGCCGTACATGATCGGCCGTAACTACCGCGTCTCCGGGGACCTGACCAACACCGACCGCGTGATGAACGACACCTTCTGGATCGGCGTCTTCCCGGGCCTGACGCGCGAGATGCTGGACTTCACCGTCGCCAAGCTGGAGGAATTCTTCGGCGTCGGTTTCTGA
- the rfbF gene encoding glucose-1-phosphate cytidylyltransferase gives MKAVILAGGLGTRLSEETTVKPKPMVEVGGKPILWHILKSYSAHGINDFVICCGYRGYVIKEFFANYFLHTSDVTFDLQKNSMEVHERHAEPWKVTLIDTGADTLTGGRLKRVRQHVEHDEAFCFTYGDGVSDIDIGASVAFHKKHGKLATMTAVQPPGRFGAIDIDGQRIVSFKEKPQGDGAWINGGYFVLSPKVIDYIDGDSTTWEKEPMEQLAGEGQLDAFHHHGFWQPMDTLRDKVLLEDLWQSDKAPWKRWP, from the coding sequence ATGAAAGCAGTCATATTGGCGGGCGGGCTGGGCACACGGCTCAGCGAAGAGACGACTGTCAAGCCGAAGCCGATGGTCGAAGTCGGCGGCAAGCCGATCCTCTGGCACATCCTGAAAAGCTATTCCGCCCACGGCATCAACGACTTCGTCATCTGCTGCGGCTACCGCGGCTACGTGATCAAGGAATTCTTCGCCAACTACTTCCTGCACACCTCGGACGTCACGTTCGACCTGCAAAAGAACAGCATGGAAGTGCACGAGCGCCACGCCGAGCCATGGAAGGTCACCCTGATCGACACCGGCGCCGACACCCTGACCGGCGGCCGCCTGAAGCGCGTGCGCCAGCACGTCGAACACGACGAGGCATTCTGCTTCACCTACGGCGACGGCGTGTCCGACATCGACATCGGCGCCTCGGTCGCCTTCCACAAGAAACACGGCAAGCTGGCCACCATGACGGCGGTGCAGCCGCCCGGCCGCTTCGGCGCCATCGACATCGACGGCCAGCGCATCGTGAGCTTCAAGGAAAAACCGCAAGGCGACGGCGCCTGGATCAACGGCGGCTACTTCGTGCTCTCGCCGAAGGTGATCGACTACATCGACGGCGACAGCACCACCTGGGAAAAAGAACCGATGGAGCAGCTGGCCGGCGAAGGCCAGCTGGACGCCTTCCACCACCACGGCTTCTGGCAGCCGATGGACACGCTGCGCGACAAGGTGCTGCTCGAAGACCTGTGGCAAAGCGATAAGGCGCCGTGGAAGCGGTGGCCATGA
- a CDS encoding transketolase produces MRNSFIKTLMEQARQDERIFLLCGDLGYSVLEPFAEAFPDRFINVGIAEQNMVGLAAGLSLEGYTVFCYSIGNFPTLRAMEQIRYDVAYHDANVKIIAVGGGYAYGPLSTSHHTTEELGMLRTIPGMVVTAPGDPAEVDAMTAFIAQHRGPCYMRLNKAGEPRLHAQPPALTLGGIVPVRVNAESTAAVFATGDMVGYAARYLEQAAPHIDLYSFPFVNPIDSAQLAALAVRYTHVATIEEHQANGGFGSAILERLHDLLSDGALARLPAVRRIAIPNAFVSSAGSQEFLREKMGLRLDDWHATLS; encoded by the coding sequence ATGAGAAACAGTTTTATCAAGACCCTGATGGAGCAGGCGCGCCAGGACGAGCGCATCTTCCTGCTGTGCGGTGACCTTGGCTACTCGGTGCTCGAACCGTTCGCCGAGGCCTTCCCGGACCGCTTCATCAACGTCGGCATCGCGGAACAGAACATGGTCGGCCTGGCGGCGGGCCTGAGCCTGGAAGGCTACACGGTCTTCTGCTACTCGATCGGTAACTTCCCGACCTTGCGGGCGATGGAGCAGATCCGCTACGACGTCGCCTACCACGACGCCAACGTCAAGATCATCGCCGTCGGCGGCGGCTACGCCTACGGCCCGCTGAGCACCTCGCACCACACCACCGAGGAACTGGGCATGCTGCGCACCATCCCGGGCATGGTGGTGACGGCGCCCGGCGACCCGGCCGAGGTGGACGCCATGACCGCCTTCATCGCGCAGCACCGCGGCCCGTGCTATATGCGCCTGAACAAGGCCGGCGAACCGCGCCTGCACGCGCAGCCGCCGGCGCTGACCCTGGGCGGCATCGTGCCGGTGCGCGTCAATGCTGAAAGCACCGCCGCCGTCTTCGCCACCGGCGACATGGTCGGCTACGCCGCGCGCTACCTGGAGCAGGCCGCGCCGCACATCGATTTATACAGTTTCCCGTTCGTCAATCCGATCGACAGCGCGCAGCTGGCTGCGCTGGCGGTGCGCTACACGCACGTCGCCACCATCGAGGAACACCAGGCCAACGGCGGCTTCGGCTCGGCCATCCTGGAGCGGCTGCACGACCTGCTGTCCGACGGCGCGCTGGCCAGGCTGCCGGCGGTGCGCCGCATCGCCATCCCCAACGCCTTCGTCAGCAGCGCCGGCTCGCAGGAATTCCTGCGCGAGAAAATGGGCCTGCGTCTGGACGACTGGCACGCCACCCTGTCCTGA
- a CDS encoding glycosyltransferase — MTRPLHAAMAAGNLSEAGTLAMALAGLGELSVMDLIGVAGLLAAQGKTEQTIALYSLWLKHCDSPLEYVAWYNLAVVQVQGQDDAGAESAYRKSLKLRPGFTESQLGLGVLLERKRQPEAALALWREALDLLETVPPGAPPAAASLQVRLLNNIGRLAEAQGDPAQAEDALLRSLQLDPKQKLIVPRWLDLRLKLCAWPVHGFVPGLSETALQHHTSALAMLSLGEDPARQLACARREAALHFPPPSTALSDQDGYAHRKLRVGYLSCGFGAQPTGRMIAELLELHDRGQVEVYGFCWSGEDNSALRQRLLRAFDLHVPIGPLSDLQAAQAIRAHEIDILVDLHGVLPGGRPGILGHRPAPVQIGWLGQAGTSGNTRVDYVLADSFVLPPDLAGYHTEKPLYLPHCFQPQDRQRALPLSPPAGARAEFGLPDDAFVFCCFGAAGHIVAERFATWMRILHAVPGSVLWLQTDSEQVRDNLRLAALRHDISSDRLCFSAPEAGELAMDRYQAADLFLDTGPHNAGAIGGDVLWAGLPLLTRAGPTFASRVCGSLLQAAGLPELIASTEKQYATKAIRLATHPKELARLRNRLVKNRASAPLFDTPALARDLELLYLRVARGTLKRGRHKTLQLAPTQAAHAAPPLVSILIPADDPLTLEATLDSALAQTHVNCEVIVSDASPHGACRALLKPYLKAHRRLRYSHAPGLGALDNLNHCLALALGEYIAVAPPGDTLAQEKIAVILPCFVDHPHIGVVACWRQPLAPDGQALPAAPLFAADIVIDCVSLSNMLLGGDGGGAAAMCAPGALLLKRATLGHAFGRYRDRAFPERANVATALTALQAGHYVYLPRALSSFRLAPAAPTAPAASLDAALEGLQLLYQAHEQGHNFGAPGAFKQLLSARLSEMNTLISIHHLHLATSAAHRLDAVQRTMRIGYQLLLTP, encoded by the coding sequence ATGACCCGCCCACTTCACGCAGCCATGGCCGCCGGTAACCTGTCGGAAGCGGGCACCCTGGCGATGGCGCTGGCGGGACTGGGCGAACTGTCCGTCATGGATTTGATCGGCGTGGCCGGCCTGCTGGCGGCGCAAGGCAAGACCGAACAGACCATCGCCTTGTATTCGCTGTGGCTGAAACACTGCGACTCCCCCCTCGAATATGTGGCCTGGTATAACCTGGCCGTGGTGCAGGTGCAGGGTCAGGACGACGCCGGCGCCGAAAGCGCCTACCGCAAATCGCTCAAGCTGCGACCCGGTTTCACCGAAAGCCAGCTAGGACTCGGCGTGCTGCTGGAGCGCAAACGCCAACCGGAAGCGGCGCTGGCCCTGTGGCGCGAGGCGCTCGATCTGCTGGAGACGGTGCCGCCGGGCGCACCGCCGGCGGCGGCTTCGCTGCAGGTACGCCTGCTGAACAACATCGGCAGGCTGGCGGAGGCGCAGGGCGATCCCGCGCAAGCCGAGGACGCGCTGCTGCGCAGCCTCCAACTCGATCCCAAACAAAAACTGATCGTGCCGCGCTGGCTCGACCTGCGCCTGAAGTTGTGCGCGTGGCCGGTGCACGGCTTCGTGCCGGGCCTCAGCGAAACGGCCTTGCAGCACCACACGTCGGCGCTGGCGATGCTTAGCTTGGGCGAAGACCCGGCGCGCCAGCTGGCCTGCGCGCGGCGCGAGGCGGCGCTGCACTTCCCGCCGCCGTCCACCGCGCTGTCCGACCAGGATGGCTATGCCCACCGCAAGCTTCGCGTCGGCTACCTGTCGTGCGGTTTCGGCGCGCAGCCGACCGGCCGCATGATCGCCGAGCTGCTGGAGCTGCACGACCGCGGCCAGGTGGAAGTGTATGGCTTCTGCTGGAGCGGAGAGGACAACTCGGCCCTGCGCCAACGCCTGCTGCGCGCCTTCGACCTGCACGTGCCGATCGGCCCACTAAGCGATTTGCAGGCGGCGCAGGCGATCCGCGCCCACGAAATCGACATCCTGGTCGACCTGCACGGCGTGCTGCCGGGCGGACGGCCCGGCATCCTGGGCCATCGTCCCGCGCCGGTGCAAATCGGCTGGCTCGGACAGGCCGGCACCAGCGGAAATACCCGTGTCGATTACGTTTTGGCCGACAGTTTCGTGCTGCCACCCGACCTGGCCGGCTACCATACCGAAAAACCGCTGTACCTTCCGCACTGCTTCCAGCCGCAGGACCGCCAGCGCGCCCTCCCCCTATCGCCGCCGGCCGGTGCGCGCGCCGAATTCGGTCTGCCCGACGACGCCTTCGTGTTCTGCTGCTTCGGCGCCGCCGGCCACATCGTCGCCGAGCGCTTCGCCACCTGGATGCGCATTTTGCACGCGGTGCCGGGCAGCGTGCTGTGGCTGCAAACCGACAGCGAACAGGTACGCGACAACCTGCGCCTGGCCGCGCTGCGGCACGACATCTCCAGCGACCGCCTGTGCTTCTCCGCGCCGGAAGCCGGCGAGTTGGCGATGGACCGCTACCAGGCGGCCGACCTGTTCCTCGACACCGGCCCGCACAACGCCGGCGCCATAGGCGGCGACGTGCTGTGGGCCGGCCTGCCGCTGCTGACCCGTGCCGGCCCGACCTTCGCCAGCCGCGTGTGCGGCAGCCTGCTGCAAGCGGCAGGCTTGCCGGAGCTGATCGCGAGCACGGAAAAACAGTACGCCACCAAGGCGATCCGCCTCGCCACGCACCCGAAGGAGCTGGCCCGCCTGCGCAACCGCCTCGTGAAAAACCGCGCCAGCGCGCCGCTGTTCGACACCCCGGCGCTGGCGCGCGACCTGGAACTGCTTTACCTGCGCGTGGCGCGCGGCACGCTGAAACGCGGCCGCCACAAAACCCTGCAACTCGCGCCAACGCAAGCCGCCCACGCCGCCCCGCCGCTGGTGAGCATACTGATCCCGGCCGACGATCCCCTGACGCTGGAGGCCACCCTGGACAGCGCGCTGGCGCAAACCCACGTCAACTGCGAAGTGATCGTTAGCGACGCCAGCCCGCACGGCGCCTGCCGCGCGCTGCTCAAGCCCTATCTGAAAGCCCACCGGCGCCTGCGCTACAGCCACGCGCCCGGCCTCGGCGCGCTCGACAACCTGAATCACTGCCTGGCCCTGGCCCTGGGCGAATACATCGCAGTCGCCCCGCCCGGCGACACGCTGGCGCAGGAAAAAATCGCCGTCATTCTGCCCTGCTTTGTCGACCATCCGCACATCGGCGTGGTGGCCTGCTGGCGCCAGCCGCTCGCGCCGGATGGCCAGGCGCTGCCGGCGGCGCCGCTGTTCGCCGCCGACATCGTGATCGACTGCGTCTCGCTGTCCAACATGCTGTTGGGCGGCGACGGTGGTGGTGCGGCGGCCATGTGCGCGCCCGGCGCGCTGCTGCTCAAACGCGCCACGCTGGGCCACGCGTTCGGCCGCTACCGCGACCGCGCCTTCCCCGAACGCGCCAACGTCGCCACCGCCCTCACCGCGCTGCAGGCGGGCCATTACGTTTATCTGCCGCGCGCGCTGTCCAGCTTCCGCCTCGCACCGGCTGCGCCAACGGCGCCGGCGGCCTCGCTGGACGCCGCGCTCGAAGGCCTGCAACTCCTGTATCAAGCCCACGAGCAGGGCCACAACTTCGGCGCGCCCGGCGCCTTCAAACAACTGTTGTCGGCACGTCTTTCCGAAATGAACACACTCATTTCCATACATCATCTACACCTTGCGACAAGCGCCGCACACCGCCTCGATGCGGTGCAGCGCACCATGCGAATCGGCTACCAACTTTTGCTCACGCCATAG
- a CDS encoding transketolase: MIDKIADTFDAASTTALARRIRLQCLHMCHTKRASHLGGAFSVADVLAVLYGGLMTADSAQPKSPDRDRLFYSKGHACTALYATLAETGYYDRAALDTFTDNGSDFTSHVNHKVPGVELSTGSLGHALSVAAGVALAGKRRKAAWHTYAIVSDGELDEGSNWEAILFAPHHRLDNLTLVVDYNKIQSFGSTADVLNLDPLADKFKAFNWETIEVDGHDHAALAAALSKEGRAGKPRVVIAHTVKGKGVSFMENQLAWHYKSPDAAQFAAARAELLQESKDQA; the protein is encoded by the coding sequence ATGATCGACAAAATCGCTGACACCTTCGACGCCGCCTCCACCACCGCGCTGGCGCGCCGCATCCGGCTGCAATGCCTGCACATGTGCCACACCAAGCGCGCCTCGCATCTGGGCGGCGCCTTCTCGGTGGCCGACGTGCTGGCGGTGCTGTACGGCGGCCTGATGACGGCCGACTCGGCGCAACCGAAGTCGCCCGACCGCGACCGCCTGTTCTACAGCAAAGGCCACGCCTGCACCGCGCTGTACGCGACCCTGGCCGAAACGGGCTACTACGACCGCGCCGCGCTCGACACCTTTACCGACAACGGCAGCGACTTCACCTCGCACGTCAACCACAAGGTGCCGGGCGTCGAACTGTCGACCGGCAGCCTGGGACACGCGCTGTCGGTGGCCGCCGGCGTCGCGCTGGCCGGCAAGCGCCGCAAGGCCGCGTGGCACACCTACGCCATCGTCAGCGACGGCGAGCTTGACGAGGGATCCAACTGGGAGGCGATCCTGTTCGCGCCGCACCACCGGCTCGACAACCTGACCCTGGTGGTCGACTACAACAAGATCCAAAGCTTCGGCAGCACCGCAGACGTGCTCAATCTCGATCCGCTGGCCGACAAGTTCAAGGCCTTCAACTGGGAGACCATCGAAGTCGATGGCCACGACCACGCCGCGCTGGCGGCCGCGCTGTCCAAGGAAGGCCGCGCCGGCAAGCCGCGCGTGGTGATCGCCCACACCGTCAAGGGCAAAGGCGTAAGCTTCATGGAAAACCAGCTGGCCTGGCACTACAAGTCGCCGGACGCCGCGCAATTCGCCGCCGCGCGCGCCGAACTGCTGCAAGAATCCAAGGATCAAGCATGA
- a CDS encoding FkbM family methyltransferase, with product MISIQTTLAQFEQGAIDKPSFIKTMYEEHHAVFFDYAAYIGRTNVRKIEVEDGKVVMTSRDRGIRIACTPGDYRVAPMETLNFFDYEKEEATMMENLVADGDNFFDIGANIGWYALNIAASRRATTVYAFEPIPTTYGHLTTNLALNASANIKPHNFGLSEQAGEFTFYYPPEGSGNASAVNLTGRDDVRTAQCEVRTLDAYTAETGVRVDFIKCDVEGAELLVFKGGIDTIARDKPIVLSEILRKWSAKFGYNPNEIFALFRGVGYQVYTAEEGRLVEFGEMDENTIPTNYFFLHPEAHAEQLRRYRRA from the coding sequence ATGATTTCCATCCAAACGACGCTGGCGCAATTCGAGCAGGGCGCGATCGACAAGCCAAGCTTCATCAAGACCATGTACGAAGAGCACCACGCGGTGTTTTTCGACTACGCCGCCTACATCGGCCGCACCAACGTGCGCAAGATCGAGGTCGAAGACGGCAAGGTCGTCATGACCTCGCGCGACCGCGGCATCCGCATCGCCTGCACGCCAGGCGACTACCGCGTGGCGCCGATGGAAACGCTCAACTTCTTCGACTACGAGAAGGAAGAGGCGACCATGATGGAAAACCTGGTGGCCGACGGCGACAACTTCTTCGACATCGGCGCCAACATCGGCTGGTACGCGCTCAACATCGCCGCCTCGCGCCGCGCCACGACGGTATACGCGTTCGAGCCGATTCCGACCACCTACGGCCACCTGACGACCAACCTGGCGCTCAACGCCAGCGCCAACATCAAGCCGCACAACTTCGGCCTGTCCGAACAGGCGGGGGAGTTCACCTTCTACTACCCGCCGGAGGGCTCGGGCAACGCCTCGGCCGTCAACCTGACCGGGCGCGACGACGTGCGCACCGCGCAGTGCGAAGTGCGCACCCTGGACGCCTACACCGCCGAAACCGGCGTGCGGGTGGACTTCATCAAGTGCGACGTCGAGGGCGCCGAGCTGCTGGTGTTCAAGGGCGGCATCGACACCATCGCCCGCGACAAGCCGATCGTGCTGTCGGAAATCCTGCGCAAATGGTCGGCCAAATTCGGCTACAACCCGAACGAGATCTTCGCGCTGTTCCGCGGCGTCGGCTACCAGGTCTACACGGCCGAGGAAGGCCGCCTGGTGGAGTTCGGCGAGATGGACGAAAACACCATCCCGACCAACTACTTTTTCCTGCACCCGGAGGCGCACGCCGAGCAGCTGCGCCGCTACCGCCGCGCCTGA